The Nocardia terpenica genome has a segment encoding these proteins:
- a CDS encoding glycosyltransferase — translation MTTSRIAVVHERFTEYGGSEAVVTEFIKTWPGARVFAPIVTPGCLAAVEAAVVEGDSGHKHAGIVRNYNGRYAVHTTPLTRVHAVLGRRSHAPLLPFVPAALRRLPLDGRFDAVVVSHHAFATQAALATDLPVVAYVHSPARWAWDPDFRARESGGRAGQFALAALGRLARRAESRAAPRLTRVVANSQAVAARVRDWWGLPATVVNPPVRIDRFSPDPAIPREDFFLFAGRLVPYKRPDLAIRAARRAGCRLIVLGDGRFRAQLAALAGPETTFLGAAPDDVLLDMYRRCRALLMPGVEDFGIVPVEAMACGTPVLAVGAGGALDTVRPGVTGELLRPGDDDAVVAEFARVMREFDANAYDPGAVRAHARAYSPEAFRARMARIVTDALV, via the coding sequence ATGACTACATCCCGAATCGCGGTGGTGCACGAGCGATTCACCGAGTACGGCGGTTCCGAGGCAGTTGTGACCGAGTTCATCAAGACCTGGCCGGGGGCACGGGTTTTCGCGCCCATTGTCACGCCCGGGTGCCTCGCCGCGGTGGAAGCCGCTGTCGTGGAAGGGGATTCCGGCCACAAGCATGCCGGAATCGTGAGGAACTACAACGGCCGATACGCCGTTCACACCACACCGCTGACCCGAGTACACGCTGTGCTCGGCCGTCGTTCACACGCTCCCCTGCTGCCGTTCGTTCCCGCGGCCCTGCGGCGGCTTCCGCTCGACGGCCGGTTCGATGCGGTCGTGGTCAGTCATCATGCCTTCGCCACTCAGGCCGCGCTCGCCACCGACCTGCCCGTCGTCGCGTACGTGCACAGTCCGGCGCGGTGGGCGTGGGACCCCGATTTCCGGGCGCGCGAATCCGGTGGCCGCGCCGGGCAATTCGCGCTCGCCGCGCTCGGCCGCCTTGCCCGGCGGGCGGAGTCACGGGCCGCGCCGCGCCTGACCCGGGTGGTCGCCAATTCGCAGGCGGTCGCCGCCCGCGTCCGCGACTGGTGGGGGTTGCCAGCCACCGTGGTGAATCCGCCCGTCCGGATCGACCGCTTCTCCCCCGATCCGGCGATCCCGCGCGAGGACTTCTTCCTGTTCGCCGGTCGGCTGGTGCCCTACAAGCGCCCCGATCTGGCGATCCGCGCCGCCCGGCGAGCGGGCTGTCGGCTGATCGTGCTGGGGGACGGCCGTTTTCGCGCCCAGCTCGCCGCGCTCGCCGGTCCCGAGACCACCTTCCTCGGCGCGGCCCCCGACGACGTGCTGCTGGACATGTATCGCCGGTGCCGGGCCCTGCTCATGCCCGGCGTGGAGGATTTCGGCATCGTCCCCGTGGAGGCCATGGCCTGCGGCACACCGGTTCTCGCGGTCGGGGCGGGCGGCGCACTGGATACCGTGCGACCCGGCGTCACAGGCGAGTTGCTCCGGCCGGGCGACGATGACGCCGTGGTCGCCGAATTCGCCCGCGTCATGCGCGAATTCGACGCCAACGCCTACGACCCGGGTGCCGTGCGCGCCCACGCTCGGGCGTATTCGCCC
- a CDS encoding glutamate-1-semialdehyde 2,1-aminomutase yields the protein MRNFERSNAIQQRLHDLVPGGAHTYARGPDQYPEAMAPVLVRGKGSHVWDCDGNEYVEYGMGLRSVTLGHAYPPVLEAVTRAIADGVNFSRPTELELLAAEDFLRLVPGADMVKFAKNGSDATTAAVRVARAATGRETVAVCDQPFFSVDDWFIGTTAMNAGVPPLLATVHFAYNDLESLAAVLNTHEVACVVLEAATAMTEPEPGFLPGVRALCDRSGALLVFDEMITGFRWSAGGAQRVYGVTPDLSCWGKAMGNGFPISALAGRREFMELGGLRTDRDRVFLLSTTHGPETASLAAFRAVVRAYADTDPITRMERAGRRLADGVNKMAAELGIADCLRAAGRPSCLVFVTRDPEGRPSQAFRTLFLQELLDRGVLGQSFVTSAAHSDDDIDRTVEACRAAAQVYRQALEHGVDGLLRGRPVAPALRRRAAPRRIPSAGA from the coding sequence CGAGCGCAGCAACGCGATTCAGCAACGGCTGCACGACCTGGTGCCGGGCGGCGCGCACACCTACGCCCGCGGACCCGACCAGTATCCGGAAGCCATGGCGCCGGTCCTGGTGCGCGGCAAGGGATCGCACGTCTGGGACTGCGACGGCAACGAATACGTCGAATACGGGATGGGCCTGCGGTCGGTGACCCTCGGGCACGCCTACCCGCCGGTGCTGGAGGCGGTGACGCGGGCGATCGCCGACGGCGTGAACTTCTCCCGCCCCACCGAACTGGAACTGCTTGCCGCCGAGGACTTTCTGCGGCTGGTCCCGGGCGCGGACATGGTGAAGTTCGCCAAGAACGGCTCCGACGCCACGACGGCGGCGGTGCGGGTGGCCCGCGCGGCGACCGGCCGCGAGACGGTGGCCGTCTGCGATCAGCCGTTCTTCTCCGTCGACGACTGGTTCATCGGCACCACCGCCATGAACGCCGGGGTCCCGCCGCTGCTCGCCACCGTGCACTTCGCCTACAACGATCTGGAATCGCTGGCGGCCGTGCTGAATACCCACGAGGTCGCGTGCGTGGTGCTGGAGGCGGCGACGGCGATGACCGAGCCCGAGCCGGGCTTTCTGCCCGGCGTGCGCGCGCTGTGCGACCGGTCGGGGGCGCTGCTGGTGTTCGACGAGATGATCACCGGCTTCCGTTGGTCGGCGGGCGGGGCGCAGCGGGTGTACGGGGTGACGCCGGACCTGTCGTGCTGGGGCAAGGCGATGGGCAACGGGTTCCCGATCTCAGCGCTGGCCGGGCGGCGCGAATTCATGGAGCTCGGCGGGCTGCGCACCGATCGCGATCGGGTGTTTCTGCTGTCGACCACGCACGGCCCGGAGACCGCGTCGCTGGCGGCGTTCCGCGCGGTGGTGCGCGCCTACGCCGACACCGATCCCATCACCCGAATGGAGCGGGCGGGTCGGCGACTGGCCGACGGGGTCAACAAGATGGCCGCCGAGCTGGGCATCGCCGACTGCCTGCGGGCGGCCGGACGGCCGTCCTGCCTGGTCTTCGTCACCCGCGATCCGGAAGGCCGCCCGTCCCAGGCATTCCGCACGCTGTTCCTCCAGGAACTGCTGGACCGCGGCGTACTCGGGCAGTCGTTCGTGACCTCCGCCGCGCACAGCGACGACGATATCGACCGGACCGTGGAAGCGTGCCGGGCGGCGGCGCAGGTCTACCGGCAAGCTCTCGAGCACGGCGTCGACGGCCTGCTGCGGGGCCGCCCGGTGGCCCCGGCCCTACGCCGCCGCGCCGCGCCGCGCCGGATTCCGTCTGCCGGAGCGTGA